The Syntrophaceae bacterium genomic interval TCTTGTAAGCGGCCAGAACGCTCGTCTCGCCGAAAGACATTCCTGTTGAGAGGACCAGAGCCATGACGATTTCGTTCTCCCCGTCGTTGTCAACGTCCTTGTATTGGTAATCCGCCACGTAGCCGTTGATTTTCCGGGTTCGCCAGTTTTCCACCATGCCGAGGCCGTCCCACTCGATGTTGTAGAACTCGCTCGATGTATAGAGCTTCACGTTTCGCATGACCCGCGCGGAGGCGGAGATGTTCTTCACCAGCAGGATCTCGCGTCGGCCGTCCTTGTTGAGGTCCGTCGTGAGAATGCGCGTGTTCACCCAGTATTTGCTGAGGTAGGCCTCCACTGCCGTTCCGCTCGGGGCCTCGACATAAAGGTTGCTCCCGCCGAAAGGCTCGTCGCTCCGGTAGAGAAGCTCACTGGCGCCGCCGAACTTCTGAAGCGAAGTCAGCGATTTCTCCGTTTCCTGATAGATGCAGAGGTAGTCGTCCTGGTTCAGGGCGATCACCCTCGTGGGTCCCTGGCCGAGGTCGTCGATCGTCAGGCTGAAGACGGACATGCCGTAAGGGATTTTCATCCGCTGACCTTCGGTGTAACGAGTGCCGTCCCAGACAATTTCATGGATCGGTGTGTCGAAGGGCATGAATTCGTTCGTGTCCATGGATATGTTCATGGCGCGGATCCGCTGTCCCAGGAGCTGCTGGCTCGCCGGGTTGTGCCGGTTGACCACCCGGAAGAACCATGGCAGATTCGAGGCGATCTGGACGAACTTTCCGTCCTTCCATTCATAGACGAAGGAGTTCACCGAGTTTTCAATGGCGTTCGTCACGATGATCTCGGGAACGCCGTTCCCGTTGACATCCGCTACATCCACCGACATGTAGTTATCCGAGGAACGTCCGGTAATCTTCTGCAGCATCCGGAATTCTTTACCCTTTTTCAGGAAGATCCGGATTTCGTTACGGCTGATGGCCACGATTTCGTTCAGGCCGTCGCGGTTCACGTCCCCGATGTCCATCCCCCGGAACTCCAGGGGGAAGCGCTCACTCATCCAGAACCCTCTACGATCCACCGGCTGCATGGCATTGATAAAATCGGGATTGATGGCCCCTGTGAATGTGCCGGTACGGCCCTTTCGCATGCCGGCGATAATTTCCGATTCCCTCGTACTCGTCCCGGAGGGCTGAACCGCTGTCGGCGGCAGGGGTGTCAGGGGAGTGGTCTCTGCAACGGCGCCGCCAAGCACGTGGGTCTCGATTTTCTGGGCGAATTCCGTGATTTTCGGAATGACCTCGTCCATTCCCTTGGAGGAGGTAAAGACACCGACGGCGGCTTTGCTCGTCGCGATATCAACCAGTTTGGCGTCGATGCTCAGGTTGCCGCCGATCTTGGTGACGCTGCCCGCGACGACGAAATCCGCCTTGAGGCTCTTCCCCAGAGCCTGAAGCTCCGCCATGGGCAGCTCCTTGCCGGCCTTGTTGCCAAGGGCGCCAAGCACCGCTTCCTTCCCGGGAACATCGATCCTGCCGGAGCTGGAAAGGCGGCTGGAGAGCATGTTCCAGATTCCCTGCTGGACATAATCAATATTTTCGGCGCTGGAGACGGAGAACGGCAGAACTGCCACGGTCTTGGTATCTTTGGCCCAGACAAGGCCGGCCGCCACAACCAGCACCACTGCAAGCATTACGATCCGAACATGTTTCATCATGGTTTTCCTTTCCACGGGCTCCGAGTTGAAACACCGGGGCGATTTCTAACATGGCACATCCGCGGCTTCAAGGTTTTTAATCTTACATGTTTTTAATCTTTCGGCCGGGTGCCGTCTTCCGGGTCCGTAAGCGGAATGGTCAGGTTGTAAATGCCGTATTCCATGACGGCCCGGAGCGGATAAGGGACCTTCTCGAAGACCTTCATCATGGCCTTGTTGTCGGCGAACACGTCGGCTGTGAAGGCCTCGATGCCCTGGTCCCGGGCCACCTGGATGAGCGTTTCCAGGAGGCAGGAAGCGATACCCCGCCCCTGGTAGCGTTCCTCCACAACGAAGGCCATGTCGGCGTAGAGGGGACGGTCCCGGTGGCGGACATACCGCCCCTCGGCGATGATCCGCTCCATGCCGTTTTCCTCGACCACGCCGACGATGGACATGGCGCGCCGGTAGTCGACGTTGACGTATTCCTGCATCTTCGTGTGGGGCATGGCCTTGATGGGGCTGAAATATCGATAATAGACGGTCATGTCGGAGAACCGGTAGAAAAGCCGGCGCATTTCCTCTTCGTCGGAGGGCTTGATGGCACGGAAGCGGACCGTGAGGTCGCCCTTGAACGTATGCGTGGTCGTGATCTTCTCGGGGTAGAAAAAACCGGCCTCGGAGAGAAAGATCTGGTCTGCGTAAAGAATCCGGGACTCCTTGGCCTGGCGCACCAGTTCGGGCCGGTCGTCCGGGTGGGCGATGTCGATGATGGCCTGGGCCCGCTCCCGCACGGTCCGCCCCGTCATGGAGGCGATGCCGTATTCGGTGATGATCAGGTCGAGGGACTCCCGATTGGTGAACTGGTTCGGATATTCATCCGACGACAGAACGATGTTGGACTTGCCCTTGAGATTCCGGCTCGGGAGGGCGAAGATCGTCCTGCCCCCCTTGGACCACTCCGCGCGGGCGAAGATATCCTGGGCCTGCCCCGGTGTGGCGGTAATGTTTCCCCGGCCTACGTGAAGGGCGATTCCGCCCGTGATGTCCACCTTCCGGGCGGGGAGGATCGCGATCATCTTATCGTTCAGGCTCATGCGCGAGTAGTCGGACACGACGTCGATGGACTGGAATTCCACCATGGGGTTCCGGTGGAGCCACTGCATCAGTTCAGGCGTTCCCTGGGCATAAACGGTGAGAGACTTTCCGCGGAAATACCCTTTTTTCATGTTTGTGACGGCCCCGCATTTTACCAGTTCCATCAGTGGGTCCGTGAAGAAAGTCGAATGGATGCCGAGGTTTCGCTTCCGCATGAGGTGTTTTCCCAGGGCCTCGAAAAGGGTCCCCGAATAAAAGGACAGACAGCTCCCGTCTTCGATGACGGAGGCGATGTTGGACGCCACCTTGTCCAGCACCTCGTCCACGGGCCAGCGGGGAAAGTAGATCAGGGGCTCGTCTGACTGGACCAGGTAATTGAATTCGCTGACGTGGACATGGGTGTTTCCGGTCGTCCAGGGGACGTCGGGATTGATCTCGCCCACGACGAGCGATGCCCGCTCCAGGGCGTATTTCGGGACGTCCGCCGACACTCCGAGGCTCACATATCCTTTCTCATCGGGGGGGGTGATCTGTACAAAGGCCACATCGATGCGGATCGTGCCGTTATGGATGAGGCGCGGGATGTCGGAGTAGCGGCAGGGAACCAGATCCACCGATCCGGACGTGATGGCGGAACTGGCCAGCCACCCGGAAAAGAAGGTCTTCATGCGGAACTTATGGGCATTGGCCGTGCTGCTGTAGGAGATGGCGTCTCCCATGCTCACCAACTGGATCAGCTCCAGATCGTTCAGGTTCGGCAGGTTCGAGTTCATCAGGCGCTTGACGAGGGTCCGGGGTTCCGACACCCCGGTTCCAAGGAAAATACTCATTCCCGGCTCGATCTTCGTAAGCACGACATCCGGGGAAACCATTTTTTTCTGCCAATCCAGGTCGTTGAGGTTGACCATGATCAAATCCTTCCAGATAGTTTTTTGAAAACCGGCGGGCTCAACCGTTCCCGGCCGGGATGACGTGGAACAGGACGGCGAAGAAATGACAGGTGCTGCCGCCGAGAACGAAGAGGTGCCAGATGGCGTGGGAATAGGGCAGGCGTTTCAGGAGGTAGAAGACGGCACCAACCGTATAGGAGAGTCCACCCGCCACGAGCCAGACCAGGCCGGCGGCGGACATGTTGGCCAGAAGCGGCTTGATGGCGAAAACCGCCAGCCAGCCCATGAGGAGATAGGCAATCGTGGCCGCGGTCCGGAATCGGTAGACGAAGAATATCTTGAACACGATGCCGAGGACGGCAATCCCCCAGACAATGCCGAGGAGCGTCCATCCCCATCCCCCCTGAAGGGTCACCAGGGTGAAGGGCGTATACGTGCCGGCGATGAGGAGATAGATGCAGGCGTGGTCCAGGGTCTTGAAGATGTGCTTCAGGCGCGGCGAGCGAGCGCTGTGGTATAGGGTCGAGGCCGTGTAGAGGAGAACCATGCTGATGCCGAAGACGCTGCCGCCCACGATATGACGCATGCCCCCGTAAAGGCTCGCAAAAACCACCATGATGATCAGGCAGGCGATGCTCAGGAGAGCGCCCGCTCCGTGGGTAACGCTGTTGAAGAATTCTTCATGCCGGATCGCTCTGGAATCGTGCATGGTTATGCCTTCCACGGGCCTTCCACGACGATGTCCGTCAAGTCCTTCCGGGAAGAGGGGAACTCCCGCTCCTGGAGGTGCTGCGGCAGATCCTCCCTTTTCCCCGGCCGCCCGATGGCGATCATGGCTTCGGGCTGGAGAAAATCGGGCATGTTCAGCTCCGTCTTGGCCCGGTCGTAATTGAATCCCTGCATCCCGTGAATCACCAGTCCCATCAGGGACCCCTGAAGGGCCAGATGTCCCCAGGCGGCGCCGGCGTCATAACTGTGGGTGCGGGCGAACTTCCCGCTGTCGAAGGTTGTCTTCGAGGCGACGACGACCAGGACGGCCGCCCGATGCGCCCACAGCTTGTTGCTTTCCGTAAGGAGGTTGAAAAAAAGGTCCCATTGGGGAGTATTCCGCCTGCCGTAAAAAAAGCGCCACGGCTGGTTGTTGTTGGAAGAGGGCGCCCACCGGGCGGCCTCGAAAAGCGTCATAAGCTCGGCTTCCGGCAACTCCTCGCCGGACATGGCCCGGGGGGACCAGCGGTTCGGGAACAGTGGGTCCACCGGGTGGGACGGTTTGCGGAAATCTCGAATGTTCATGGGGTCCTTCGCAAGGCCGGGCTCCCCGCCCGCTTGATCGCCGGCATGGCGGCGACGAAACGGGCGGACGACTGCTCTATAGGTAATGTCGGCGGGTCTTGTCAATCCCTTTGAGAGAAAGCGCACCTTGCGGGATTCGCTCCACCTCTGTACAAAGGGACTTGCGCCGGGCCGGAATCCGGGGTAGAGGAGAGCCCTCGGCGGAGGCCGTTGAACCGCTGCCACATCCACGAATCAGGAAATCCATGATCCCGCTTCCCGAGCGATATGCATTTTTTCTCCCCCTGATCCTCCTGGCGATCGGACTTCTTTCCGGCCTCGCGGCCGATGCCCTGTCGAGGCGAACCCTGCGGCGCATCGTGCGGCGCACCGGATGGGAGGGCGGGAATGTTCTGAGGACGGCCCTGCTCCGGATGTGGGTTTACTGGCTCACCCTGGCGGGCGCCTATGCCGCCCTCCATAATGTGCCGGTTTCCTCCCATGTCTTCGACCTCCTGGAGAAGGGGATCCTGACGCTGGCGATTCTTTCGGTGACCCTTTTCCTGGCCCGCCTGACCGTGGGCGCCGTCAATCTTTACAGCAGCCGGGCGGGAGGCGTGTTCATCACGACGACGCTATTCGCCAATGTCGCAAAGGGCCTTGTCCTGATTCTCGGCGTACTGGTGATCCTGCAGACCCTCGGGATCTCCATCGCCCCTCTCCTGACGGCCCTGGGCGTGGGCGGTCTGGCGGCGGCCCTGGCCCTTCAGGATACCCTTTCCAACCTCTTTTCCGGTATCCAGATCATCGCCTCCCGGCAGATCCGGCCCGGTGACTATGTGAAGCTGGCCGGCGGGGACGAGGGCTTCGTCCACGACATTACCTGGCGGAGCACCACGCTCCGGGCGATGCCGAACAACATGATCGTGATTCCGAACGCAGAGCTGGCCAAGGCGAGGATCACCAACTTCGACTTGGGAGAGAGCGAAATGAGTGTTGTCGTCCCCGTCGGGGTGAGCTACGACAGCGACCTGGAAAGGGTTGAAAAGATCACGGTGGATGTGGCAAAAGAAGTGCTCGGGGAAACCGAGGGAGGCGTTCCGGAATTCGATCCGCTGGTCCGTTTCACCGCTTTCGGCGATTCCAGCATCAATTTCAACGCGGTCCTTCGGGTTCGGACCTATGCGGACCAGTTTCCGGTCCGCCACGAGTTCATCAAGCGCCTGTTCCGGAGATACCGGGAAGAGGGCATCGAAATTCCCTTCCCTATCCGTACCGTATATATGAAGGGCGGGGGGACGGACGGCAAGAGGAGCGATTCGTGATTCCCAGATATTCCAGAGAAGCCATGACCAGCATCTGGAGCGCCGAGAACCGCTACCGGAAGTGGCTCGACATCGAAATCCTGGCCTGCGAGGCCTTTGCAGAGCGGGGCGAAATCCCCCGGGAGGCCCTGGACGTGATCCGGGAGCGGGCCGGATTCGACGTGGACCGCATCGACGAGATCGAGAAGGTCACCAAGCACGACGTGATCGCGTTTCTCACCTCCGTAACGGAGAAGGTCGGGGAGGAGGGCCGGTTCATCCACATGGGGCTCACCTCCTCGGACATCCTCGACACGTCGCTGGCGCTCCTGCTGAAGGAAGCGGCGGACATGCTCCTGGAGGGCATGGACCGGCTTCTGGTGGTCCTCCGGAACAAGGCCTTCGAGCACAAGCGGACCCTCATGATCGGCCGTTCGCACGGCATCCACGCGGAGCCGATCACGTTCGGGCTGAAGATGGCCCTGTGGCACGAGGAAATGCGGCGCAACCGGCTCCGCCTCGAACGGGCGCGGGATGCCATCAGCGTCGGAAAACTGGCCGGAGCCGTGGGCACCTTCTCCTTCGTGCATCCGGGGGTGGAGGAATATGTCTGCGGAAAGCTGGGACTGAAACCCGCCGCGGTATCCTCCCAGATCGTCCAGCGGGACCGCCATGCGGAGTATTTCTGTGCCCTCGCCATCATCGGCTCCTCCATCGACAAGTTCGCCCAGGAGATCCGGCTTCTCCAGAGGACGGAGGTCCGGGAGGCGGAAGAGTACTTCTCCCCCGGACAGAAGGGGTCTTCCGCCATGCCGCACAAGCGGAATCCCGTGCTCTCGGAAAACCTCTCCGGCCTGGCCCGTCTCATGCGGTCCTACGCCCTGGCGGCCCTGGAGGACGTTGCTCTGTGGCACGAGCGCGATATCAGCCATTCGTCGGTTGAGCGGGTCATCGGTCCCGACGCGACCATTCTCCTGGACTTCATGCTGGCCCGCTTCACGGGACTCATAGAGAAACTGGTGGTCTACCCGGAGCGGATGAAGGCCAACCTGGAGATGACCCACGGGGTGATCTTCTCCCAGATGGTCCTTCTGAAACTGGTCGAGAGCGGGATGACCCGGGAGGACGCCTATGCGGCGGTGCAGCGGAACGCCATGGCCTCCTGGGAGCAGGGGGTGCCCTTCCGGGACCTTCTCCGGAAAGACTCGGAGATCATGGCCCGCATCGGCGAGGGAGACCTCGATCAGGCCTTCCGGGTGGAGAATTTCCTCAAGCACGTGGACTACATCTTCCAGCGGGTTTTCGGGGAGGGAACATGAGCGGTCCGATCGTCCGTTCGAGAGGGGGCAGGTTCGCGTCGTTCCTGGCGATTCTGTCGATCCTGTTGATCCCGGCCGGCTGCGGCTACCTGCAGAGCTACGTGGACTTGGTGAAGGAAAAAGGGGTCTCGCCGCAGTATCTGTCCGTCCTCGACACCTGGACGCGGACGAAGGGCCTCACATCCCAGTTCGAGACCCGGGCCGACCTGTTCGCCACGTTCAAGTCCGCCGAGTTTCGGGCCGCCTACGTGAAAGACTACGCCCGGCTCTACGGCCTGACGGAAGAACAGATGAAGTCTCGCCGGGAGGTACTCGACGAGATGGCCTCCGATTTCGACGAGTTCTTCTTCTATGCGGCCATGCCGGACAGGGACGCGAACGATTTCGACAAAAGCGGCTCTGTCTGGAAAATCTATCTTTATGATGCCCGGGGTAACCGGTTCGAACCCATGGAGGTGCGTCGAATCATCAAAGTGTCTTCTCTCGTGACCGCCTTCTATCCTTACGTCAATCCGTATCACGGAAACTGCTACACCCTGAAATTCAAGGCCGGGTCCGTTCCGAAAGGCGGATCCTTCAAGCTGGTATTTACCGGCGTCCTGGGAAAAGTCGAGCTGTCCTGGCCCTGAGGCGGGTCAGATCGCCAGGGGATTGGAGAAGTTGCCCCGGTAATGGGACGGCTGGACCAGAACCGTATCCTTTTGCCAGTGTCTGTCGTTTCGATCGGGGTAATCGATGTTGAAATGGAGCCCCCGGCTTTCCTTCCGCAGGCGGGCACACTTCACGATCAGGCTCGCCACCGTGGCGATGTTCCGGAGTTCCAGCAGATCTCTCGTGATCAGGAAGTTCCGGTAATATTCGTCGATCTCCCGGTTGATCAGTTCCACGCGCCGCTCTGCCCGTTCCAGGCGCTTGTCCGAGCGGACGATTCCCACATAGTTGGACATGCACGACCGGATTTCGTCCCAATTGTGCGATACGACGATGGATTCGTCGCTTTCGGTGGCGCCCCGGGGGTCCCAGGCCGGGATGGGAACGGGGTCCTCTTCAATGGATGACAAGCGTTCCTTCATCCGGAGAAACGTCCGGTGACTGACGACGATCGCTTCCAGGAGGGAGTTGCTGGCCAGGCGGTTGGCCCCGTGGAGACCCGTGCAGGACACCTCGCCGCAGGCAAAGACGCCCTGGATGCTTGTTTCACCGTAAGCATCCACGGCTACGCCCCCGCACTGGTAGTGGGCCGCCGGGGCGACGGGGATGGGCTGCCTGGTGATGTCCAGGCCGAATTCGAGGCAACGGGCGTAAATATGTGGAAAGCGGCCGATGATGAAATTCCGGTCGCGGTGCGCAATGTCGAGGAGGACGTACTCGTCCCCCGATTTCTTCAACTCCGTGTCGATTGCCTGGGCCACGACGTCCCGGGGGGCGAGGCTTTTCATGGGGTGGTACTTGTCCATGAATGGAAGGCCGCTTTTCAGCTTCAGGATCCCTCCCTCGCCGCGGACCGCCTCGCTGATCAGGAACGACTTGGCCTCCGGGTGGTACAGGCAGGTCGGGTGAAATTGGATGAACTCCATATTGGCGATCCGGGCGCCGGCCCGATAGGCCATGGCCACGCCGTCGCCGGTGGCGATATCCGGATTCGTGGTGATGAGGTAGACCTTTCCCGTACCTCCCGTGGCAAGGATCACGAACCGGGCGCGGAACGTGTGGATCTCGCCGTGCAGGATGTCCAGGACATAGGCGCCCAGGCAGCGTTCGCTGTCCGTGAATGCCTGACCCGGGATGCGGGATTTGAGGATCAGGTCGATGGCGAAATGGTTTTCATAAATATGGACGTTCGGTTTTGTGCCGGCCATTTCCGACAGGGCCCGCTCGATCTCCCGGCCCGTCAGGTCGTGGGCGTGGAGGACCCTGCGTGCGCTGTGTCCGCCTTCCCGGCCCAGGTCGAAGCGGTCGGGGTGATCCTTGGCCCGGGTGAACTGGACACCCCAGTCCACCAGTTCCCGGATCCGCTCCGGTCCCTCTTCGATGACGAACTTTACAACCTCGGGCTTGCAGAGCCCCGCTCCGCAAACGAGGGTATCCTCAATATGGGAGGCAAAAGAGTCTGTCTCCGCCTGGACGGCGGCGATGCCCCCCTGGGCATAGTTTGTGGAGGACTCGATTTTTTCTTTTTTGGTGACAATGGCAACACTGCCCAGGTCGGCGGCCTTGATGGCGAGGCTGAGGCCCGCAATCCCGCTGCCCAGGATGAGAAAGTCCGTCTGTATTTCCATGAGATGTGCGCTCCCGTCTGCGTTCGTTCTGTCCGGACACAGGTTTGATCACGGAACGGCGAGCGTCCCGTTAACTTTACAAAGTCCGGCGAATTCTATATAGTCTCCCGTCTTGAATGTAAACGAAAAACCCCCGGAGAACGGTACCATGCTGGTTTTGGCCATTGAGACATCCTGCGACGAAACGGCGGCGGCAGTCGTACGGGACGGGCGCATCATGCTTTCCAACGTGATCGCCTCCCAGATCGACGTTCATAGCAAATACGGCGGCGTGGTTCCCGAAATCGCGTCACGCAAGCATATCGAGGCCATCGGTGCGGTGATCCTGCAGGCCCTCGATGACGCCGGAACGACGCTGGACGAGATTGAAGGAATCGCCGTCACAAGGGGTCCCGGACTGGTGGGATCTCTCCTGGTGGGGCTCTCCGCGGCCAAGGCTGTTGCCTTCGGACGGAGGCTGCCCTTCGTCGGCGTCAACCACCTGGAGGGACATGTGGCGGCCGTCTTTCTGTCGGACCGGAGGCCTTCGTTTCCCTTCGCGGCACTCGTTGT includes:
- a CDS encoding adenylosuccinate lyase, producing MIPRYSREAMTSIWSAENRYRKWLDIEILACEAFAERGEIPREALDVIRERAGFDVDRIDEIEKVTKHDVIAFLTSVTEKVGEEGRFIHMGLTSSDILDTSLALLLKEAADMLLEGMDRLLVVLRNKAFEHKRTLMIGRSHGIHAEPITFGLKMALWHEEMRRNRLRLERARDAISVGKLAGAVGTFSFVHPGVEEYVCGKLGLKPAAVSSQIVQRDRHAEYFCALAIIGSSIDKFAQEIRLLQRTEVREAEEYFSPGQKGSSAMPHKRNPVLSENLSGLARLMRSYALAALEDVALWHERDISHSSVERVIGPDATILLDFMLARFTGLIEKLVVYPERMKANLEMTHGVIFSQMVLLKLVESGMTREDAYAAVQRNAMASWEQGVPFRDLLRKDSEIMARIGEGDLDQAFRVENFLKHVDYIFQRVFGEGT
- a CDS encoding nitroreductase family protein, whose protein sequence is MNIRDFRKPSHPVDPLFPNRWSPRAMSGEELPEAELMTLFEAARWAPSSNNNQPWRFFYGRRNTPQWDLFFNLLTESNKLWAHRAAVLVVVASKTTFDSGKFARTHSYDAGAAWGHLALQGSLMGLVIHGMQGFNYDRAKTELNMPDFLQPEAMIAIGRPGKREDLPQHLQEREFPSSRKDLTDIVVEGPWKA
- a CDS encoding hemolysin III family protein, which translates into the protein MHDSRAIRHEEFFNSVTHGAGALLSIACLIIMVVFASLYGGMRHIVGGSVFGISMVLLYTASTLYHSARSPRLKHIFKTLDHACIYLLIAGTYTPFTLVTLQGGWGWTLLGIVWGIAVLGIVFKIFFVYRFRTAATIAYLLMGWLAVFAIKPLLANMSAAGLVWLVAGGLSYTVGAVFYLLKRLPYSHAIWHLFVLGGSTCHFFAVLFHVIPAGNG
- the nadB gene encoding L-aspartate oxidase, which gives rise to MEIQTDFLILGSGIAGLSLAIKAADLGSVAIVTKKEKIESSTNYAQGGIAAVQAETDSFASHIEDTLVCGAGLCKPEVVKFVIEEGPERIRELVDWGVQFTRAKDHPDRFDLGREGGHSARRVLHAHDLTGREIERALSEMAGTKPNVHIYENHFAIDLILKSRIPGQAFTDSERCLGAYVLDILHGEIHTFRARFVILATGGTGKVYLITTNPDIATGDGVAMAYRAGARIANMEFIQFHPTCLYHPEAKSFLISEAVRGEGGILKLKSGLPFMDKYHPMKSLAPRDVVAQAIDTELKKSGDEYVLLDIAHRDRNFIIGRFPHIYARCLEFGLDITRQPIPVAPAAHYQCGGVAVDAYGETSIQGVFACGEVSCTGLHGANRLASNSLLEAIVVSHRTFLRMKERLSSIEEDPVPIPAWDPRGATESDESIVVSHNWDEIRSCMSNYVGIVRSDKRLERAERRVELINREIDEYYRNFLITRDLLELRNIATVASLIVKCARLRKESRGLHFNIDYPDRNDRHWQKDTVLVQPSHYRGNFSNPLAI
- a CDS encoding GNAT family N-acetyltransferase, giving the protein MVNLNDLDWQKKMVSPDVVLTKIEPGMSIFLGTGVSEPRTLVKRLMNSNLPNLNDLELIQLVSMGDAISYSSTANAHKFRMKTFFSGWLASSAITSGSVDLVPCRYSDIPRLIHNGTIRIDVAFVQITPPDEKGYVSLGVSADVPKYALERASLVVGEINPDVPWTTGNTHVHVSEFNYLVQSDEPLIYFPRWPVDEVLDKVASNIASVIEDGSCLSFYSGTLFEALGKHLMRKRNLGIHSTFFTDPLMELVKCGAVTNMKKGYFRGKSLTVYAQGTPELMQWLHRNPMVEFQSIDVVSDYSRMSLNDKMIAILPARKVDITGGIALHVGRGNITATPGQAQDIFARAEWSKGGRTIFALPSRNLKGKSNIVLSSDEYPNQFTNRESLDLIITEYGIASMTGRTVRERAQAIIDIAHPDDRPELVRQAKESRILYADQIFLSEAGFFYPEKITTTHTFKGDLTVRFRAIKPSDEEEMRRLFYRFSDMTVYYRYFSPIKAMPHTKMQEYVNVDYRRAMSIVGVVEENGMERIIAEGRYVRHRDRPLYADMAFVVEERYQGRGIASCLLETLIQVARDQGIEAFTADVFADNKAMMKVFEKVPYPLRAVMEYGIYNLTIPLTDPEDGTRPKD
- a CDS encoding mechanosensitive ion channel family protein; its protein translation is MIPLPERYAFFLPLILLAIGLLSGLAADALSRRTLRRIVRRTGWEGGNVLRTALLRMWVYWLTLAGAYAALHNVPVSSHVFDLLEKGILTLAILSVTLFLARLTVGAVNLYSSRAGGVFITTTLFANVAKGLVLILGVLVILQTLGISIAPLLTALGVGGLAAALALQDTLSNLFSGIQIIASRQIRPGDYVKLAGGDEGFVHDITWRSTTLRAMPNNMIVIPNAELAKARITNFDLGESEMSVVVPVGVSYDSDLERVEKITVDVAKEVLGETEGGVPEFDPLVRFTAFGDSSINFNAVLRVRTYADQFPVRHEFIKRLFRRYREEGIEIPFPIRTVYMKGGGTDGKRSDS
- a CDS encoding VCBS repeat-containing protein, with the protein product MMKHVRIVMLAVVLVVAAGLVWAKDTKTVAVLPFSVSSAENIDYVQQGIWNMLSSRLSSSGRIDVPGKEAVLGALGNKAGKELPMAELQALGKSLKADFVVAGSVTKIGGNLSIDAKLVDIATSKAAVGVFTSSKGMDEVIPKITEFAQKIETHVLGGAVAETTPLTPLPPTAVQPSGTSTRESEIIAGMRKGRTGTFTGAINPDFINAMQPVDRRGFWMSERFPLEFRGMDIGDVNRDGLNEIVAISRNEIRIFLKKGKEFRMLQKITGRSSDNYMSVDVADVNGNGVPEIIVTNAIENSVNSFVYEWKDGKFVQIASNLPWFFRVVNRHNPASQQLLGQRIRAMNISMDTNEFMPFDTPIHEIVWDGTRYTEGQRMKIPYGMSVFSLTIDDLGQGPTRVIALNQDDYLCIYQETEKSLTSLQKFGGASELLYRSDEPFGGSNLYVEAPSGTAVEAYLSKYWVNTRILTTDLNKDGRREILLVKNISASARVMRNVKLYTSSEFYNIEWDGLGMVENWRTRKINGYVADYQYKDVDNDGENEIVMALVLSTGMSFGETSVLAAYKMTPVATQIPKAEPTEGQR